A window of Primulina huaijiensis isolate GDHJ02 chromosome 9, ASM1229523v2, whole genome shotgun sequence contains these coding sequences:
- the LOC140984848 gene encoding homeobox-leucine zipper protein HDG5-like, which produces MFGDCQVLSSMGGNTIPSDSSIYSSSLQNPNFNFMSNINPFNIFSPIIPKEENGSKEEIMESGSGSERIEGFSGNEQEAEQQQTATKKKRYHRHTARQIQEMEGLFKECPHPDDKQRLKLSQELGLKPRQIKFWFQNRRTQMKAQQDRQDNVVLRAENENLRNENHRLQAALRNIVCPNCGGPAMLGEMGYDEQQLRIENARLKEEFERVCCLLSQCTGRPLQSLGPNPLLPSSLDLEISAYPRKLDQELMPNCPSDMIPLPFIPENSHFSANASILEEEKSLAVELAMSCMDELVKMCHTGEPLWIRATEKAKEVLNLEEYARMISWTGNLKQHCNEFRIEATRDTEVVIMNSITLVDGFLDANKWMELFPSIISRARTLQVVHSSVSGHASGSLHLMYAELQVLSPLIPTRETHFLRYFQHNAEEGTWAIVDFPLDEFHNCYPPSFPYYKKRPSGCIIQDMPNGYSRVTWVEHAEVEDGPIHPVFNDQVGSGTAFGAHRWLAVLQRQCERLASLMARNISDLGAIPSTNARKKLMNLAQRMIRTFCLNISTCCGQSWTALSDSADDTVRITTRKVVDPGQPNGLILSAVSTTWLPYKHNQVFDFLRDERRRAQLEVLSNGNSLHEVAHIANGSHPGNCISLLRINVASNSSQSVELVLQESCSDDSGSMVVYTTMDVEAVQLAMSGDHDPSCIPLLPLGFIVTPMDHIIEYPITNKTNTKQASETEQLSNPGCLLTVGLQVLASTIPSAKLNLSSVTTINHHLCNTVQQINDTLSNENGNSNGAGNFVENGNVLAPNMDAP; this is translated from the exons ATGTTTGGAGATTGTCAAGTACTGTCCTCCATGGGAGGGAACACAATTCCTTCTGACAGTTCCATCTACTCTTCGTCTCTCCAGAACCCTAACTTTAATTTCATGTCAAACATCAACCCTTTCAACATATTTTCACCTATAATCCCT AAAGAAGAAAATGGGAGCAAAGAGGAGATCATGGAAAGTGGTTCTGGAAGCGAACGTATCGAAGGGTTTTCGGGGAACGAACAGGAGGCGGAGCAGCAGCAGACCGCGACGAAGAAGAAACGCTACCACCGCCACACAGCCAGGCAGATCCAAGAAATGGAAGG GTTGTTTAAGGAATGTCCGCACCCAGATGACAAACAAAGGCTTAAATTAAGCCAAGAACTTGGCCTTAAACCCAGACAAATTAAATTCTGGTTCCAAAATCGTCGGACCCAGATGAAG GCACAACAAGACAGGCAAGATAATGTGGTGCTTAGGGCAGAAAATGAGAACTTGAGAAATGAAAATCACCGCTTGCAAGCCGCCTTGAGGAATATCGTATGCCCGAATTGTGGAGGTCCGGCAATGTTAGGGGAGATGGGGTACGACGAACAGCAGCTTAGGATCGAAAACGCTCGGCTAAAGGAGGAG TTTGAAAGGGTCTGCTGCCTCCTATCGCAGTGCACCGGCCGACCCTTACAGTCACTGGGACCAAATCCTCTCCTCCCTTCTTCACTGGACTTAGAAATAAGTGCATATCCAAGAAAATTGGATCAAGAACTTATGCCCAACTGCCCTTCTGATATGATTCCTCTACCTTTCATTCCCGAAAATTCGCATTTCTCAGCAAACGCTTCGATCTTGGAAGAGGAGAAATCTTTGGCAGTGGAATTGGCTATGTCGTGTATGGATGAACTGGTGAAAATGTGTCACACAGGCGAACCACTATGGATTCGAGCAACGGAAAAGGCAAAAGAAGTGCTGAATCTTGAAGAGTATGCAAGAATGATTTCTTGGACCGGAAACCTCAAGCAGCATTGTAACGAATTTAGAATTGAAGCAACTCGGGACACTGAAGTTGTCATAATGAATAGCATTACGCTTGTTGACGGATTCTTGGATGCT AACAAATGGATGGAGCTATTCCCTTCAATAATTTCAAGAGCTAGAACTCTTCAAGTAGTGCACTCAAGTGTTTCTGGTCATGCAAGTGGTTCTCTTCATTTG ATGTATGCAGAATTACAAGTTCTTTCCCCATTGATTCCCACAAGAGAGACTCATTTTCttcgatatttccaacataatGCCGAGGAAGGAACTTGGGCAATCGTTGATTTCCCCTTAGATGAATTCCACAACTGTTACCCGCCCTCGTTTCCTTATTACAAGAAACGTCCATCCGGCTGCATCATCCAAGACATGCCTAATGGATACTCAAGG GTGACATGGGTTGAACACGCTGAGGTTGAGGATGGTCCAATCCATCCAGTCTTCAACGATCAGGTTGGTAGTGGTACCGCTTTTGGAGCACATCGCTGGTTGGCGGTTTTGCAGAGACAATGCGAGAGGCTCGCTAGCCTCATGGCTAGAAATATATCTGATCTTGGAg CGATCCCATCAACCAACGCGCGAAAAAAATTGATGAATTTGGCTCAGAGGATGATCCGAACATTTTGTCTGAACATAAGTACTTGTTGTGGGCAATCTTGGACAGCCCTATCTGATTCTGCTGATGACACAGTTAGAATCACCACAAGAAAAGTGGTCGACCCGGGCCAGCCAAATGGTTTGATTCTTAGCGCCGTTTCGACTACTTGGTTACCTTATAAACACAATCAAGTGTTTGATTTCTTGAGGGATGAACGTCGTAGAGCACAG CTCGAAGTTCTTTCAAATGGCAATTCATTACATGAGGTTGCTCATATTGCAAATGGCTCTCATCCCGGAAATTGCATCTCTCTTCTACGTATTAAC GTAGCTAGCAACTCGTCTCAAAGCGTAGAACTCGTGCTACAAGAGAGCTGCTCAGATGACTCAGGCAGTATGGTAGTCTACACGACTATGGACGTTGAAGCAGTCCAACTAGCAATGAGCGGTGATCATGACCCATCCTGCATCCCTCTTCTCCCATTAGGATTCATCGTAACTCCAATGGACCACATCATCGAATATCCTATTACAAACAAAACTAACACAAAACAAGCTTCGGAGACTGAACAACTCTCCAATCCAGGATGTCTACTTACCGTCGGACTTCAagttcttgcaagcactataCCGAGTGCCAAGCTCAATCTCTCGAGTGTAACCACGATCAATCACCATTTATGCAATACCGTTCAACAGATCAACGATACTCTAAGCAATGAAAATGGAAACAGTAACGGTGCCGGTAACTTCGTTGAAAATGGGAATGTTTTGGCACCAAACATGGATGCTCCATAA